A part of Agrobacterium vitis genomic DNA contains:
- a CDS encoding DUF3313 domain-containing protein — protein sequence MKTIVRHLPEPQFQKTIHFMKVTKMQTHLVDRKTPNSPVFHGQSAKGKAVGLLLVLALAGCSSVPLTQSGTLSSYKGLGPVVGRVSKSRSFADTPAILAAQTVSISPTRLSPLASSRLHDAGNDRLVSNALDRAMCIDLSDKYRVVGPGEAADLTIHAVITDIVPTSKAVAGLSTAVTLGTSFVLPVGVPRLPIGLGGLAVEAEAVDAKGAQRAAIVWSRGANSITNTARVSEVGDAYGLASSFASQFSEILVKGRQSSGLDLSLPSGQKLKSQLGGKPKNAACEAFGRAPGLRGVLAGVVGAPPSWTDRPTR from the coding sequence GTGAAGACGATCGTTCGACATCTGCCGGAACCGCAATTTCAAAAAACCATCCATTTCATGAAAGTCACGAAAATGCAGACGCATCTAGTCGATAGGAAAACTCCCAACTCGCCTGTTTTCCATGGTCAGTCGGCCAAGGGAAAGGCAGTGGGTCTCTTGCTTGTGCTGGCATTGGCTGGGTGTAGCTCCGTTCCGCTCACCCAGTCCGGTACGCTTTCCTCCTATAAAGGCTTGGGGCCCGTTGTAGGTCGGGTCAGCAAATCGCGCAGTTTTGCTGACACCCCGGCTATACTGGCGGCGCAAACGGTTTCCATTTCTCCCACACGGTTGTCGCCGCTTGCCTCTTCGAGGCTCCATGACGCCGGAAATGACAGGCTGGTCTCCAATGCTCTGGATCGCGCAATGTGTATCGATCTCAGTGACAAATACCGGGTCGTTGGTCCCGGAGAGGCAGCTGATCTTACCATTCACGCCGTGATAACCGACATAGTCCCGACCAGCAAAGCCGTGGCGGGCCTGTCGACCGCAGTCACATTGGGAACCTCCTTTGTTCTTCCCGTAGGTGTCCCGCGCCTGCCGATCGGACTGGGAGGCCTTGCTGTCGAGGCGGAGGCGGTTGACGCAAAAGGTGCTCAACGAGCGGCCATCGTCTGGTCCCGCGGTGCAAATTCCATCACCAACACTGCGCGTGTTTCAGAAGTCGGTGACGCCTATGGTCTTGCATCGTCATTTGCCAGCCAGTTCTCAGAGATACTGGTAAAAGGCCGACAATCCTCCGGTTTGGACCTTTCCTTGCCCTCGGGACAAAAATTGAAGTCGCAGCTGGGTGGAAAGCCTAAAAATGCGGCGTGTGAGGCGTTTGGGCGGGCGCCGGGTCTCCGGGGTGTTCTGGCCGGAGTCGTTGGCGCTCCGCCGTCCTGGACAGATCGCCCAACCAGGTGA